The stretch of DNA AGTTATGAAAACAGCTAGAGTAACTTGCCATCTTACTAACCAGTTGGACATTTGCCATAGCACTTGCGTAATATGCTTTCTCTGATTGTGTTGTATTCTGCATGCTCTGAGAAGACGTGCACAAAAGAAATTTTTTCCTGCCAGCGAACCATGACTTGTCTTTCTTGATCGCTGGAAATATCTTTACAATTATCTATGAATCATTGCTTTGACATTCCTTTGTTGTTATTTGGCTCCATTGGAACATAACATTCATTGAACAGTGTGCACACAATGTACACTTAAGGAGGAATTGGTTTGGAGTTTCCAACCCTGGCTGCCAAAACACACTCTCTTCTCCCAGAAGCCACAGGCACTTTCAGATGTGACTCTGAAACCACTACAGTAGCATCATAACAAGCTGTCCTTTTGTTGATGCTCTCAGTCTGAGTGAACTACATGGCCTcacaaaatgcaacacagcaTTCATGGAATACAGACTGGACTATCATTGTGGTTGTATTTATGTAGTCTTCTTAAAATGCAAGTTAAGAGAAAGACTGGTTGAGCATAGATATGCCATCAGGACCCCAACTCCCCTTAAAGTGACAGTCTGGGTTCTTACCCATGTAGTGGGATTTGCTGCTCCATGCCAGTGTGATCCATCCACAGTCacactcctggtgaagctcttgttctcgTGACAGGGgaggagttaatggaccaaacttggtggatgtctTACACTCGCACTGATCAACAAATACCAGTATAGGGGTAAAAATCTGCAGTGTTCAGATTACTGATGCTATCCTCAAAAATGTCAGGTACACAGAGCTGGCCATGCATTTAAGTGAACCAAATTCACTCCAAAACCTATCAGACACTACTTTTGAATATTTTCCGGAAAAAAACTTGAGTGAGCGAGCTTTAGCTTGAAAAAGTATAAATAGTTGAAATATTTCAAGCAGTATTTGATGTAATTAAAGCATCAGTCGAAGCAGTACGTGAAGTAGTTGAAGTAGTAAGTACTGCCTCAGCTACTCTAGATACTGCTTCAAAAAACACTGATTCAGCTCCTTTAACTAATTACTTTAACAATTGTTTTAACTCCTATAAGTGCAGCAACCTCAACTAGATTTTAAAGTAGATGAAGAAGGACTTAAATTAGTTAAGCAATACTGAAGCTGAAGAAGATAAAGCAGCATTTGAAGGAGCTGAATCAGTAATGCATTCAGTCAAGTATTTCAAGCAATAGGTAAAGTAACTGAAACAGTACCTGTAGCAACATAGTTTGAATATTTGAAGCTTAAAACATTTAATGTCTCACAATAATCAAGAcattccaaaaatgaaaaatgttgtaGCAATAATAACATGGTAGTAGCATGAGTGGTAATAAAATGCATTCCGATGACACATTTTCTTCATAACTACATGCCATCTTTACAGTTAATTCGTAGACTGAGACTTAGGCAAGACTTTATGTCACAAGGTGTGCTCTTCCCTGATGGGAGGGGGAACGTAAATGTAGGTTTGGTAATGATGTTTATGTTTTCTCTGAGCAGCTGGTGCAGTACGAGGCGGGATACGTGGTGTGTCTGATCCTGGCAATCTTCTACTTGCTGTTCATGCCAatagctggtggagttttgctcTGGCGGTATTTTCACAGCCGGGAGGCATGTATAACCAGCAGCACGTCCACGCCACCATCACGCTACTATATGGACATTGGAGTGTCTGGAAGCCTCATTCTCATCACGCTCCTACTCCTGTAAGACACTCGGTGCAGTTTAGTTACTTTACTCACAAGACTGTTTATCAGAGCTAATATTGCCAGACTAGTGAACTAAATGTAGAtgatcacaaaaacacaacaatagcAATAGTTGTTTCATTTGTGATATACTGTGTGTATTATGTAGAGACTCAGATAcatagagatatagatagatatgtatatatgttattcCAGTGGGAGTTTTCTACAAATGGTatctttttttcagatgtttgttgcctcattttgaaactgaaataagcAGGTGCTCAAACATAAGAGAGTTAAAATGTCCGTTCAttcacttattcattcatttcctccaTGCGGCTGCAGGGTCGGGGTGATTCTGGCTTTCAGCACCAACAGCACGACCCAAACCAACATGAGACCCGGGCTCCATCATCTAGGCACTAATGTCGGGATCATGGAGGACAGTCTAGAGTCAATTCCTCTGGTCTGACACCTCACAACACACCTCCATATTCTTTAAAATGATCTTTATTACACTGAGAAAAGtccttgctgtttgttttccataatcAAGTCACAAGTCACTTCAACTTTCCACAAACACTCTCCACAATATTCTGAAATTCGGGCAGTTATGAGGCTGTGGTATAAGCTTGTAtgactttgtatgtgtgtgtgttgtgtgcgcGAACCTTTGTACACaagtcaaagtgtgtgtttggggagggATAGTTTAGTTTTCCGTGCTCACTACCTTCCTGTCAAAAGTCAGATGCAAGCCctaatatttgttgttttattttctttgccaGAAAATGGAAAGCATTTTGGACAGGTACAACATTCCCAAAGAGGAAATCTCAAAAACAATCCagggtaataaaaaaaagaagggtGATTAATTGATTTAAACTCTTCATctcccatttttattttgatgtatcaAAGAATCAGCGTTATATTGTCCTTACAGAGGCCGACGATACCATTGGGGCAACAATAGTTACATCTTTCGGCAGTGATGCCCAGGAGGCTCTCTTGGATTTGTCCATTGCTGTTGAAGGTGTGTTGTGCTGCAGAAGACGACCTCTTTGTCGTGACTCATGTGCTTCGCTCGACATGAACAACACATGCTTTTTGTGTCATGCGCACCAATCTGTAGATTTGTGTTATGGAACACTGGCTTTGCTCCTGGGTGTGGACTTCTTGCTTTCTTTGTGGAATGCTTTGGCTGCTGTGGACTGTGCAATCAGACAAAGCCTAATGCAAACGGGACACATAACAATGGCATTTCCGCAGCAGATACTGACACTACTAAAAACGAGCAAAAAATAACTCAGTGCTGGTGAGAGTCCACAACACTGGAGAAGAGACATATGCCACAACAACAGCCTGTGTATTCCTGACATAAGTGTAGAACTGTATAGTCATGGTGTCTCTGTGTACCCCTGCAGATGCTACTGGAACCATCGATCACCTGTCGATAACTGAGATGAGGAGATTGTCCCTACAGAGGAGACACAGCCTCCTGCAGAATGGACTGCAGAGGCTACAGTTCCGACTGGACAATCTGCGGAGGTGCTCCACCTGTGATGTTCCTGACTCTACTAACCTGGAGACTGATGCTGACTACAGACTGGTAGTTGATCTGATTTATTTTGAGCCAAATAAAGACACCTCAACACTGGTTACAATGAAATGGGCTTGTGTTTGGACTGAGGGAAACCCACAGATTCTCAGGTCACAGTTGTTCATGGTTGCAGATGATGCCAGAACTCATACTGCAATCCTCTTCTCTGTACTTTAAGACAAAGTTCAGGTTTGTGCATCTAATTAATGAGCAATTTCTTTGGCTTTGATTTTCCAGTTTCACTATTTGACTTGACTGGGAATAAGCTGTTATGGAAATTGATGGATGTATGGATAAAAGTTCTGTTTTGTGCCCTGAGCGTATGGGGACTTGCATGCCAACAGTGAAATCAAGCCAATCTGGTATTTGACTTGTCCTCATTGGCCTGAAGGGAATGAGACACAGGATATCCTCATGATAAGGTCTTATGAATCTCAATTTTGGCTGGTCATTTCAGATCCCAAGTGCACAAGACAAATTGGATTCACTCCCGCCCAAAAGTGATGTTGCTGGTCTTGCTGAACAGGTAAGCATGATTAGTACTGAAGCCATAATGAAGTAATGAAGATGCTGACGAGGAAAAATAAGACTAGATCAAAGGTTAATGATTCTGAGGGGAGCCTGAATGTTTGCAGCTGAATGTATAAAAATACGAGGATAGAACATTATAGTTATAGTTTCTTCCTCATGCTCATACTAAGCTCAGTTTGATCTGAGTGAACGCTCCCTGTCTCCCTATCTGGACTATTGACAGATTCACAGTGTAACAGATGTTTGTACTTTCAGGATTTATGaatcaacattttcattatGTGTGCTGTCAGTGCCACGAGtatgtcagtcagtcaatctGATGAAAATATTTGCTTCAGGGTGAGTCCATGCTGCAGGGAATTCCCCAGGCTTGCTCCGAACAGCTTGCACCGACAACAGCAGGTGAGGTGACCGAACATCATACACTTTCTGAAATGCTATATATTCATCTGCTGAAACTGATATTCATTACTTAAGATTTCAGTGGCAATGATGCTCTGAGAACGCCTGAATTTTTATGGCAACAAATATTATTTCTATTAGATGCTACATTCGAGGTGTGTTTCCAGCCTTTTCTGTGTCCTTCATAGTTTCTCTGTTCTTTGctctttgtttgctgtttgattGTCTTCCACCAGATCTCCTGTTGGAACTGGATAAGACCCAGGAGACGCTGATGAACACCAGTCAGACTTTCCCATCCCTGCAGTCCTTCACTGAATTTGTCTCACAGCTGAGAGCCACCGTCTGGCATTCTGAAGGACCGGTTTACCGCTACAGTTACATTAGGTAACTCTGAGACTGTCACATCCCTACCATAAAGCCACCTGACTCAGTCAAACATTACACTTTAGTGCAGCTCAGCATTTGTCTGGTTCACTCCTACCTAACAGTTAGAAGAGTGGCAGCTACTCCAGTGCAGCTGCTCACCTGTTACCTGTAGAGAACTTTAGAAGAACTCTaaaatgcagattttgttttatagACGCAAAGGATATGTGTTCCTCCAGCACAGAAGGATTACAGGCTATGACAACAGCACAAACTGGACAGGCGTGCAGTTGATGCTAAATCTATCAAACCATCTCATGGTCAAACTATCACCTGTTCCTAGTGGTTTCTCTTCCAGTTCACTCTTTGGTGGTGGAGAGAAATATTACTCTCACTTTTTGCGCACAAAGACTCATGCTGAGGCAAGGCAAGTTCAGTAACATATGATAGGAAACAATACAATACGAGTACGGCATTGCTACAAAACAGCATTCCTCTTCAGCAAACCTTCTCTCATAAATGAACATACGTaacagcttttatttatttatttattttggttagcACATCCACGTGAATCAAACCTTACCCATGTGACTGATAAGAAATCACTGATGATGCATTTGATTTCACAAGGCACACAGCACGTCTGATAACATCTGTCCTCACCACCAGATCTGAATTCCACAGTGTGCGCGATGGGAAAATTCCACCAAGCCAACTTTTAAATTCTCAGTGCCCAGTAGTCAGAGTTTCAATTTAAAGGTATTTTTGGAGCATTGGTACCACTGGAAAGATATTTCCTGATTGGCATGGGTTTTGAAAGCTTTGTTCCCTGGAATGAATGCATTGTCATTCATGACTCATTGAAACTAGTTCTTACATAACAACACACCTAAAACAAGCCCAAAACTCACGTTGGATCCAGTTTAATAATGAATGTTTATTCGGTAAGCTAAACGTGATTTCTTTGTCTTAGTGGCAGTGTGTCCTGTGACTCTCTCTGTAGGTGGGCGGTAGCAGTGGCATGCTGCTTTGTGATACTGGTgatagtgctgctgttggtggcGGCTCTGTCCCTGGGCCTGCCTGTGCTTTTCAACCCGACTATCTATTCCTCTTATCCAAACACAAGACTGGAGCGAACAGCAGTCACACTGTTCCAAGTGTAAGTAGTTCAGCTTCATGTTGGTGGTttcctcttctgcctctcttCATTAGAGGCTGACAGAATGATGAATTTAACTTGAGTCCCTTAagtctttgttcatttttgtccaCAGCTCTATGATTTTGACCTGCACCTTCTCTTGGCTTTGCATCACTTTGGTCTTTGTCACTCTGTTCTTCGGAGGAAATGCGTACAGCCTGGGCTGCCAGAGTTTCACCAGTGGCCAACTGTTTTCGGTAAGGTCTCAACTCAAACAAAATAGCCTGATTCTAGTTGTTGCTCATATTTATTGTGCTCTCCGATGAGTGGAAAGAGTGAACAAGCAAgcaaatcataaataaataaataaatacatacatacatacataaatacatacataaataaacatggaCATATGCGCATGCAGTggtacatgcatacatatacatatatatactcTATTTGCATGCAGTAGCTACATAAAATGTGGGTTTATGCATTTAATCACTCATAGATGGACTTGTTATTTAtgaattatttacttatttactgaaAAGCTAAATTCGTCACAAGTCCACAGTTTCACTCCTGTTTTGCAATAACATGATGGCTTGTCTAGTTCCTGGACAAGGAGGAGAGCCTTTTCAGCAGTCTCAACATCAGTCAAGGCAGTGAAACCACGCAACCCAGCATGTCAGCGCTCTACCAGTATGTCTGTTATGTTTGTCTCGGACTAAATGACTCTTTAAACAAGGTCATTCATCAAAAAAGCTGTGTCACATTTGACCCTTTCTGCACTGtcactgtttcttttttgcagAGGCTGTAAGGAAGGACACTCCATGTTCTACAGCATGAACATGAATCAAACGTTTGACCTGGAGGACTTCCTTAATACCACCAAGGTCTTGGTCTAAGTGTCatatttataaattataaaataattttattattaatgatacagcagtaataaacacagtttTAATAATTTGATATATGGCAAAAGGCAAGCAAATAAACAAGATAAATGTTCACTTTTGCTAGTATCTAGAGGGATTCAGAGGGGCTACGAAGGACATGAGGATCAAGGTCAGCGACATGAGGCTGCTGCCCGATGAAGGCAGACGAGGCCTGCAGGACTTCAGACAGATTGGCTTGGAAAACTACGACTATGACCTGGTGATGCTGCTGGTGAGAAGATGCAAACCTCTGTCTCCCTGTATTGTTGAATGCGAGTGTGTGCTCTTAAAAGGAGGTGAGTCTTATTTCTGTAATCACAATTGAGAATTTGCTTTTTTCTCATTCCGCTGGTGTCTCCTCTCAGCTCAGCAAGCCAGTGGTGAAGAGAAATCTGTCTGCTTTGGCCGAAGAACTGGATGAAAAAGCAGAGCTGCCTGTAAGTGATGGGATGTGAATTTTGACCATGGGATTTTGATTCTGCTGCCAGACAttaggaaatgaaaaatgacccAAACGGACTAAATGGATTTTCTTTAGGCTGTGTGCACAACTCTGCACCTGCTCTTTAAGTGTTACTCATGAACAGATGGTGTGTTGTACTGCCACGAGCCGGGCTGGTTAGAACAGTCTGGTCCAGGGCTTCTGAGCAGTACTGATCCGAATCTCTGGCTCCTTGCTCTTCGCCACTGGAGCCGTGCATAAACAGAGAATGTGGCTCCTCAACGTAGCCTAACAGGCCCTTTGCACCTTCTCCCAGCCATCAAACACTGACTCATCCTCCCAACAGCAGCGGCCTCAGGAGCTCCACCATCCATAGAAATAAAAAGCCACTTTTGCCACAGATTGTCAGTGTGTTAGTGTGACCAGACTTCTTAGGTCTCAAACGAGACCTGTGTGACAGTTTAAGTGTGCCGTGCACTACGGCACAGAAGAATTTTATCTGTAAATAAGATTTCATGGAGCCTATTCACGGTCTGGATGTCTTACATTCCAGAGACAGGGCTTTTCTTCCACCATTTCATGTGAATACTGATAGTCTCCAATCTAAGCACACATTTCATTAATTAACAAAAtactatatttttaaatgatttcaaggtattttggcatttttaatgcctaaaacaaatgcacatctTAATCTATTGCTTTTTGTAGGTGTGGTATGTGTTTGTAGTTCAACCATTTAATGTTAAGTAACCAGGAAGCAATATTATGTAATGCTGCTTCCTTGTTAGATAAGGGGTGTAGTTGTAGTCTGTGTTAGCGTGCAAACTACtattaatataaaaatgtgaGCACAGGACAACAAAGGGACACATGGATGATGAACAAATGAGTCAACCAACAGGCCAGTTTCCTATAACTTGGTGGATTCTTTtaagataaaaatacaaatccCGTGAACTGCAGGTAAACTAATTTAaatcatgtgcatgtgttttggcAGGAGAACGCTGTGATTAAGATCGACTTAAAACAAGAAGCAGTGGAAACCCGATCCCTTCACAGCCTGGTGATCCAGCAGATGGCAGATGCAGTACGTTCCTGGTGTCAAgtcaaatttacacacacagatatcaaTCATATGACATATGCCTATGACAGATTCATCACAAAATGCTTTGTGGTGCAGTAAAGCACATGAAGGCTGAATGAAACAGTTTTAgagttttaaaatatataagGAGCCTGCATGAAGgaacttaaaggaacagttcgcccaaaatacaaaacaaaaagatgtgTCCCTCCTTACTTCTTGTGCAGTTGATACATCCAGATCATTTATGGATAGACTGCTAGGGCTAATTGGGAAAATATCTCTGTCTCCTTTTATACTTTGTGTGAATTGCCCCTTTAAGTGACAAGACTGGGATTCTGATTTTTTATATGCTGATTTGATCTTTACAATGTCAAAATGTGGACTGTGCGTGCCTCACCATCCATCTTTTGATCACTTCAGGCAAACATGAGTGCGAGCGTCATGGCCTTAAAGAACATAAGCCGAACGTACAAGGTACATCAcaaactgctgagtcatttctgtgtctgtatctCTGTGCCTTGCTGTGCGTTGTGTGTGGGAGGCATGCATGACATGCATGAACAAGAATGGGTGCCTTCATGTCACAGACACTCATTTGAAGGAAATGATGcatttcctccctccctgcaggATAATGTTGACAAAGCGCTGACGAGCTGCAACCAAACTGACGCAGCAATGCAGGCCCAGATTCCATACATTGTGTCAAATGTAAGGCAAAGTGCTTTATTTATCGTACATGATAATTCCATAACATGAATATGCTGGAGAAATAACATGTGTCCCCCCTCTCACAGGTGTCCCAGTGTACCCTGGACAAAGCTGAGCGATGTCTGCTGCGCTACCTGGACTGGGCCCGGGGTTCGGTGGGTGAAACAGCAGCACCGAAAACAGCACTACAACACACATTTATGTGATCACGCGGGATTGTTGACATAGGATCTGTGCTGGGCTGCAGGAACACACTGTCCCTGCAAAAAATGTCTCATATTCATTCTTTCAAttgtatttaaataaaacaagtgacaaaatcTGCTAACAGGGTCCAataatccaacttgtttccaaagcagttccCCTTGTTTTGGAGTCGTTGCAAAGGGCCTCAGTATAAAGCAGAATTAGGTAAATCTATCCACATGTAAAATCCTTTCTAttgtaaaacaaatataattttaagaCTCAACATGGGATTTAACAACTTCTTAAGATgggacatttttgcagtgaaaatttTATGTCAGTCTCCTTCATATATTACTGCACTGTAACTGTCTATAGCTCATACAGATAAATGATCTCCAAGACATCATACCAGTTATAGTGCTTCAGTAGACTTTGTGTggttgttttctctgttgaatctattctctctctctctctctctctctctctctctctctctctctctctctctc from Myripristis murdjan chromosome 9, fMyrMur1.1, whole genome shotgun sequence encodes:
- the LOC115365779 gene encoding prominin-2-like codes for the protein MRLLLGGLLWVSVHLLSASVSAQPCLSDGNSTQLSLPLTQLSVQRVPRPSDGLEPLYNFARVFLKAVQPNPFPEDIVSKALKDEQQDIPRLVQYEAGYVVCLILAIFYLLFMPIAGGVLLWRYFHSREACITSSTSTPPSRYYMDIGVSGSLILITLLLLVGVILAFSTNSTTQTNMRPGLHHLGTNVGIMEDSLESIPLKMESILDRYNIPKEEISKTIQEADDTIGATIVTSFGSDAQEALLDLSIAVEDATGTIDHLSITEMRRLSLQRRHSLLQNGLQRLQFRLDNLRRCSTCDVPDSTNLETDADYRLIPSAQDKLDSLPPKSDVAGLAEQGESMLQGIPQACSEQLAPTTADLLLELDKTQETLMNTSQTFPSLQSFTEFVSQLRATVWHSEGPVYRYSYIRWAVAVACCFVILVIVLLLVAALSLGLPVLFNPTIYSSYPNTRLERTAVTLFQVSMILTCTFSWLCITLVFVTLFFGGNAYSLGCQSFTSGQLFSFLDKEESLFSSLNISQGSETTQPSMSALYQGCKEGHSMFYSMNMNQTFDLEDFLNTTKYLEGFRGATKDMRIKVSDMRLLPDEGRRGLQDFRQIGLENYDYDLVMLLLSKPVVKRNLSALAEELDEKAELPENAVIKIDLKQEAVETRSLHSLVIQQMADAANMSASVMALKNISRTYKDNVDKALTSCNQTDAAMQAQIPYIVSNVSQCTLDKAERCLLRYLDWARGSILDGAMGCDWLSGSMDNVYTAVCLNVIDPWNAFWLCLGWCCVFLVPEIVLSIYVVKRLRVNLSKPTFIGRDVFTLTDVHPEKKQHMEEKPPENTASNIYMTLEDLLDMNAKAVKTKEQCKDT